Genomic window (Streptomyces cadmiisoli):
GCAACCGGTGCCGCTCGGCGGGACGCTGGGGTCGATTCCGGTGTCGCTGGTCATGCCGTCTCCTCCTGAGGTGTCTCGTCGTCCGTGGCGGTCAGCGGAAGAAGCACCTGGAACCGCGTGTCGCCCGGTACGGACTCGACCTGGAGATGGCCGTGGTGCTTGTTGACGACGATGCGCCACGAGATGTCCAGACCGAGCCCGGTGCCCTCGCCGACCGGCTTGGTGGTGAAGAAGGGGTCGAAGATACGGCCGCGGATCTCCTCCGGCACGCCGGGCCCCGTGTCGCGGAACTCCACCAGCAGCCGGTCGTGATCGAGTTCCGTGCGCACGGTCAAGGTGCCGTCACCGCCCGCGCTGTTGATCGCGGACACCGCGTTGTCGATCAGGTTGGTCCACACCTGGTTGAGCTCCGCCGGATAGGCGGGGATCTCGGGGAGCGTACGGTCGTACTCCTTGACGACCTTGATCCGCTGTCCGATCTTGCCCGACAGCATCACCAGGGTGCTGTCGAGGAGTTCGTGCACATCGGCCATCCGGTACGGCGCGCGGTCCAGCTGCGAGTACTGCTTGGCGGCGTCCACCAGATGCGAGATCCGGGTGGTGGAGTCCTCGATCTCGTCCATCAGCAACTCGGTCTCGACCGTGTAGTTGAGCCACCCGATCGCGCTCGGCAGGACCTCCTCGTCGACGGCCGCCGCGACCTGCTCCAGCCAGTCCACGTCGAGACCGGCCTGCACGAAGGTGGGCGCCATCCGCCAGCCGTCGGCGATGTCGTGGTCGTCGAGCCAGTCCGTGAGGGCGTCCTCCCGGTCGGAGGCCTCCAGCGGACTCAGCGTGGGCGCCTTGGCGACACGTTCGGCCGTGCGCTCCTGGATCTCGATCAGGTTCGCCAGCTTCTCCCGCGGGTAGGGGCCCGCGGAGATCACACCCAGCTTGTGCCGCATCTTGGCCACCCGCTCGCGCAGCGTCGAGGTGGCCCGCACCGCCGCGGCGGCCGGGTTGTTCAGCTCGTGGGTGAGGCCGGCGGACAACGACCCGAGGGCCAGCAGCCGTTCCCGCTGCCCGACCGTGCGCTGGGTGTTCTTCGACCCGAAGAACAGCCCCTCCAGCAGGTGGACCGCCATCGGGAACCACTCCTGCATGATGTCTGAGAAGGTGTCCGCGGGCACCACGAAGAACCGTGTCGGCTCCGTCACGCGCATCGAGTTGTTGTAGACCTGCCGCACTCGGTCAGCGAGATACGCCTGCATGGCCCCGGCGTACACCCCGCTCTGGGAGGTCCGGGTCACCTCGACGTCGTCGCCGCCCACCCGCCGGTACAGCACGACGGTGCCCTCGATCATCACGTAGAAGCAGGTCGCGGCGTCGCCCTCGCCGTACACCGGCCCGGGCTCGAACCGCTCCACACTGCCCGCGGCGCACAGGCGCGCCAGCTGCTCCGGGGACAGCTTCTCGAACAGGAAGAGCGAACCGATCTCCTCCGGGTTGCACGGCAGGACCTGCCCGCTCATGACTGCTCCAGGTATCGGTGGACGAGCATCACGGCCATGGCTCCCTCTCCGACGGCGGACGCGACGCGCTTGGCGGACTGGGCACGCGCGTCACCCGCCACGAACACGCCGGGAATGTTGGTCTCCAGGTGGTAGGGCGGCCGGTCCAGCTCCCACCCCTCGGGCGGCCGCCCGTCGGGTGAGAGGTCGGGGCCGGCCAGGATGAACCCGCGTTCGTCGCGCAGCACCGTGCCGTCCAGCCAGTCGGTCAGCGGCGCCGCGCCGATGAACACGAACAGCCACTGCGCGTCGACGAGTTCGGTCTGGCCGTTCGCCGCGTCGCGCAGCGTCAGCTGCTCCAGGTGGTCGGAACCGTGCGCGGCCTCGACGACCGTGGCGCAGCGCACCGAGATGTTCGGCGCTTCCTCGATCTGCTGGATCAGGTAGTACGACATCGACGCGGACAGCGACTCCCCGCGCACCAGCAGGGTCACCGACTTCGCGCCCCGCGACAGGTACATGGCCGCCTGCCCCGCCGAGTTGGCGCCGCCCACGATGTACACGTCGTGGCCCTGGCAGGAGGACGCCTCCGTCAGCGACGACCCGTAGAACACCCCGCAGCCGTTCAGGTCGTCCGCGCCGGGCGCGCGCAGCTGCCGGTACGACACGCCGGTCGCCAGGATCACGCTGTGCGCGGCGACCGCGGACCCGTCGGAGAACCGCACGACCCGCGCGGCGCCGTTGATCTCCAGTCCGGTCACCTCGCGCGTGGTCAGGATCTCCGCGCCGAACTTCGCCGCCTGTCTGCGGGCCCGGTCGGTGAGCTGCGCGCCGGACACGCCGTCGGGGAAGCCCAGGTAGTTCTCGATGCGTGAGCTCTGGCCGGCCTGACCACCGGTCGCCGACCGCTCCACGAGCACCGTGCGCAGCCCCTCCGACGCCCCGTACACGGCCGCGCCGAGCCCGGCGGGGCCGCCGCCGATGACGACCAGGTCGTAGAACTCGGCGGTGGGTGTCGTCGCCAGCCCGACCCGGGCGGCGAGGTCGGGGGCCTCCGGTTCGACCAGGGCGGTGCCGTCCGGGGTGATCACCAGGGGCAGCCGCTGCTCGTCCGCGCCGGCCGCGACCAGCAGCCGGCGGCCTTCGGGCTCGTCGGCCGAGTACCAGCGGTAGGGCACCTGGTTGCGCGCGAGGAACTCCCGCACCTCCGACGAACGCGCCGACCAGCGGTGCCCCACGACCTTGGTGCTGGGCACCGGCCGGTAGTCGCTGCACCGCCAGGCCTGGAGCAGGTCGTCCAGCACCGGGTACAGCTTCTCCTCGGGCGGGTCCCACGGCTTGAGCAGGTAGTGGTCGAGATCCACCACGTTGATCGCGTCGATCGCCGCGTTGGTGTCCGCGTACGCGGTCAGCAGCACCCGCCGCGCGCCGGGATACACGTCCATGGCCTGTTCGAGGAACTCGATGCCGTTCATCTGCGGCATGCGGTAGTCGGCCAGGAGCACGGCCACCAGCTCGCCGCGCAGCTTCAGCTCCCGCAGCGCTTCGAGCGCGGACTCGCCGGACTCCGCGCGGACGATCCGGTACGACTGGCCGTAGCGCCGTCTCAGATCGCGGGCGACGGCGCGGGACACCCCCGGATCGTCGTCCACGGTCATGATGACGGTCCGCGCTGTCTCGGCGGCCTGTGCCATATGTCTCCCACCCCGGGCGGTCGGAATCAGGGCACGGCGTCACCCTCGTCACCGCGCCGGTTCTGGCCATCGTATGTTCGATCGCTTTGCTTCGCCCGGGTATGCCGTGCGGCGCCCACGGTCGGCGCTCTCGTGACCACGGAACGGAGCAGGAGACGGCCGTTTCGAGGCTCGTGGCGAGAGGGCCGGGAAGGGTAGGGAACACTGAGCCGCGAGTAAGTGATCACGACATGAGGAGACAGCCGCATGACACGCCCGATCACGGCAGGGGTCGACGGTTCGCAGGAAAGCCTCGCGGCGGTGGCCTGGGCGGGCCGTGAGGCGGTCCGCCGCGGGCTGGCGCTGCGGGTGGTGCACGCCTGGCGTCACGAGCCGCACGAGGCGGTCGAGGGGGACCGCGAGACCCAGGCCCGTTGGGTGCGCGGCTCGACGGCGGAGGCGGTGCGGGCCGTGACAAGTCGTCACTCGGGACTGGAGGTCTGCGTCGACGTCCTGGAGGGCGACGACGTCGAGACGCTGGTCGAGGCGGCGGACGGGGCCGAGATGCTGGTGCTCGGCTCGCGCGGGCACGGCGCGGTCGTCGGTTTCCTGCTGGGCTCCGTGGGGCAGCAGGTGATCGCCGCGGCCACGCGCCCGGTGGTGCTGGTCCGCTCCGGGGACCGGCCGGTGGCCGAGGTGGGCGGCCGGGAGATCGTCGTCGGTCAGGAGGGCGGCCCCGAGGACAGCGCCGGGCCGCTGGCCTTCGCGTTCGAGACGGCCGCGGCACGCGGCGCGACCGTCCGCGCGGTGCGGGCCTGGACGCTGCCGCCCGTGTTCGCCTACAGCCCCGGTTCGCTGCGTCTGCTCGACGAGGCGGGCGGGCCGGAGGGCTACGAGAAGAAGGCGCTGGCGGAGGCGCTGGCGCCGTGGCGGGAGCGCTACCCGGACGTGCCGGTTGTCGAGCACGTGGAGATGGGCAGCGCGGGGCAGGTGCTGCTGTCGGTCGCCGGTCGGGCCCAGTTCATGGTCGTCGGCCGCCGGGCCCGGCGCACCGCCGTGGGGGCCCGGATCGGCTCGGTGGCCCACGGCGTGCTGCACCACGCCGACTGCCCGGTGGCGGTGGTCCCGCCCGTCTGAGTCCGGCCGCTCACTCCGACGCCGGGGACTGAAGCGAGGTGCGGGCGCCGGGCAGGATGTTCTTGACGTAGTCCTCGACGGCCATGTCGAGGCCGATGTCGTGCTGGGCCCGCTCCGAGAGGTACCAGCGGTGTTCGAGGAGCTGGTGGTAGATCTCGGCGGGGTCGATGCCGGCCCGCAGCCCGGCGGGCACCCGGCGCACCGTCGGCCGGAAGACCTCCCGCACCCAGCGGTGGGCGAGCACCTCCGGACGTGCCGCGAGGGGGTCGCCCGGGGCGTGGTCGTCCTGGGTGACCATCCAGCTCTCCAGGTCGGTCAGCAGCCGCCGGGCCTGGTTCTCCTCGGTGTCCAGACCCGTCAGCCGCAGCAGCTGCCGCTGGTGGTGGCCGGCGTCGACGACCTTGGGCACGAACGTGACCGTGTCGCCGTTGGAGGAGTGGTCGATCTGCATCTCCGCCACGTCGAACCCGAGGTCGTTCAGCCGGCGTATCCGGCGCTCTATGTAGTGGTACTTGCCCGCCGGGTAGACGGAGGTGCGGGTCAGTTCCTGCCACAGACCCTGGTAGCGGGCGCAGATCTCGGTGCCGAACTCGACCGGGTCGACGGAGGGGTGCAGCGCCCCCGAGGCCTCCAGGTCGAGCAGCTCGCCGCTGATGTTGACGCGGGCGAGGTCCAGGTCGTAGTCGCGCTGCCCGGTGCTGAGCCGCGGGTGCAGCTCGCCCGTCTCGGCGTCGACGAGGTAGGCGGCGTAGGCGCCGGCGTCCCGCCGGAACAGGGTGTTGGACAGCGAGCAGTCGCCCCAGGCGAACCCGGCCAGATGCAGACGCACCAGCAGCACCGCCAGGGCGTCCATGAGCCGGTGCATGGTCGCCGGGCGCAGCGTCGTCTCGAACATGGAGCGGTAGGGCAGCGACCCGTTCAGATGCCGGGTGATCAGCACCGGTTCCAGCGGGGCGCCGTCCGAGTCGGTGCGGCCGGTGACGACGCCGAGCGGGTCCACCGCGGGAATGCCCAGCCGGTCCAGGTCGCGCAGCAGCTCGTACTCGCGCAGGGCGGGGCGCTCGGCGAGTTCCTTCACGGCGACGACCTCGCCGCCCGCCTGGGCGTAGCGCACCACGTGGCGGGAGATGCCGCGCGGCAGCGGGACGAGATGCTCCTGCGGCCAGTCCTCCAGCGGCACGTGCCACGGCAGTTCCAGCAGGAGGGCCGGGTGCTCCGGATTGGTGGCGCTGATCTGCAATGCCATGGCGCGGCCCTAGACCGCCCGCTCGCGTGCCTGACGTGCGGCCTCGCGCACCGGACCCCGGTGGACGGGGCCGTGTCCGGGCAGCAGCAGGTCGGCCTCGAGGCCTTCGAACAGCTCCAGTGAGGCGAGGGCCCGCCGGCGCTCGTGGTGGAACATGTCGGGCAGCAGCTGCGGCCCCTTCGGCCGGGCCGTCGGGTGGCCGCTGACCAGGGCGTCCCCGGAGATCACCACGCCGGTCTCCGGCAGGTGGAAGGCGCAGTGCCCGAGGGTGTGGCCCGGCGTGTGCACCGGTACGGGGCGGCCCGGCAGGTCCAGGGCGCCCTCGGCGGGGAAGGGCTGGGGCGCGGTCACGGGGTGGTGCGCGGTGCCGCCGGAGCGGAGCGCGTGCACGGCCCACGGCAGCACGCCAGGCCGCCAGCCGTTGCGCAGGACCTGGCCGACGGTGACCTGGTGCTGGAAGTCCCGGCGTGCGTGCGGGACTTCCGCCTCGTGCAGGTAGACGGGGGTGCCGTACGTGGCGCGCAGATACTCCGCGGAGCCCAGGTGGTCGTTGTGGGCGTGGGTGATGAGCACGGCCGCGACCGCCTCGGGCGAGCTGCCCACCGCGGCGAGGGAGTCGAGGACCTTGTCCCGGTCCCCGGGGTAGCCGGTGTCGACCAGCGTGACGGCGTCCCCGTCGCCGAGGATCACCCAGTTGGTGTTGCTGCCGTGCACCAGGTAGGTGCGGTCGGCGACTTGCTGAACTTCTGCACGCATCATCGTCTCGTTCGCTGAGGGCGGTGCCCGACCTGGACAGCAAAGCAGATCAAGGTGCCGGTCTCGACGGAGGGGCGGGAGCGTCTCAGAACCCGGACGTGCTACCGGCGTGGGGTGTCCCCGGACGGCGGGCCCGGGGCAAAAGGGCTGCCTCCGGCACCGTCCGCCGGAGGCAGCCGCCGGGCGCCACCGGAGCTGCCGCCTCCGTGCCCCGGCGCGCTCCGCCGTCAGTTCACGCCGTGCGGGCGGAACTGGATGCTGATGCGGGGGCCGCTCGCCCGGGTGCTCTTGGGTATGCAGTGCTCCCATGTCCGCTGGCAGGAGCCGCCCATCACGATGAGGTCCCCGTGGCCCAGCGGCCGTCGGACGGTGTCGCCGCCGTACCGGGGGCGGAGCAGCAGGTCCCGGGGAGCGCCCACGGAGAGGATGGCGACCATGGTGTTCTCCCGGGCGCCCCGTCCGATGCGGTCGCCGTGCCAGGCGACGCTGTCCCGGCCGTCGCGGTAGTAGCAGAGTCCGGCGGTGGTGAACGGCTCGCCCAGTTCAGCGGCGTAGTGCGCGCCGAGCGCGGTGCGGGCCTCGGCCAGCACCGGGTGCGGCAAGGGGTCGCCCGCCCCGTAGTACGCCAGCAGCCGGGGCACGTCGACGACGTGGTCGTACATCGTGCGGCGTTCGGCCCGCCAGGGCACCTCGGCCGCCAGGTGTTCGAACAGCGCGTCGGCCCCGCCCAGCCATCCGGGGAGCAGATCGATCCAGGCGCCGGAGCCCAGCTCGGTGCGGCGCAGCCCGGCCAGGCCGCCGAGCCCGAGCCGGTCGCTCTGGTCGAAGAGGGAGCTCTGGAGGTGCGTGGCCATGGATCCAGCGTACCCCTGATTCGAAAATCTGTTCCATAAGTGTGGGCGGGGGCCGGAAACTGCGGCTGTCACGACCCTTTGGATGCATTCCCGTATCGGATACATTCACGTATCGAACGGGCCGGGGCGAACGGGGGGCCGGGACATGGGGGCGGAGCGCACGAGCGGGCGGGTGACCAGGCGCCGTGTCCGCACCCGCGCCAATCTCCTGGACGCGGCGTTCGCGGTGTTCGCGGCCAAGGGGTTCGGCCGGGTCTCGATCGAAGAGGTCTGCGAGGCGGCCGGCTACAGCCGCGGCGCGTTCTACTCGAACTTCGACAGCCTGGACGAGTTGTTCTTCGCCCTCTACAGGCAACGGGCCGATCTGATCGCCGAGCAGGTCTCCGGGGCGCTCGCGCTGGACGGGCCGGACCTCGACCTGCCCGCCGCCGTCGACCGGGTCACGGAGGTGCTGCTCCTCGACCGGGACTGGCTCCTGGTGAAGACGGACTTCCTGGTGCACGCCGCCCGCGACCCGGCCGTGGCGCGGACCCTGCTGGAGC
Coding sequences:
- a CDS encoding ATP-binding protein, with protein sequence MSGQVLPCNPEEIGSLFLFEKLSPEQLARLCAAGSVERFEPGPVYGEGDAATCFYVMIEGTVVLYRRVGGDDVEVTRTSQSGVYAGAMQAYLADRVRQVYNNSMRVTEPTRFFVVPADTFSDIMQEWFPMAVHLLEGLFFGSKNTQRTVGQRERLLALGSLSAGLTHELNNPAAAAVRATSTLRERVAKMRHKLGVISAGPYPREKLANLIEIQERTAERVAKAPTLSPLEASDREDALTDWLDDHDIADGWRMAPTFVQAGLDVDWLEQVAAAVDEEVLPSAIGWLNYTVETELLMDEIEDSTTRISHLVDAAKQYSQLDRAPYRMADVHELLDSTLVMLSGKIGQRIKVVKEYDRTLPEIPAYPAELNQVWTNLIDNAVSAINSAGGDGTLTVRTELDHDRLLVEFRDTGPGVPEEIRGRIFDPFFTTKPVGEGTGLGLDISWRIVVNKHHGHLQVESVPGDTRFQVLLPLTATDDETPQEETA
- a CDS encoding FAD-dependent oxidoreductase yields the protein MAQAAETARTVIMTVDDDPGVSRAVARDLRRRYGQSYRIVRAESGESALEALRELKLRGELVAVLLADYRMPQMNGIEFLEQAMDVYPGARRVLLTAYADTNAAIDAINVVDLDHYLLKPWDPPEEKLYPVLDDLLQAWRCSDYRPVPSTKVVGHRWSARSSEVREFLARNQVPYRWYSADEPEGRRLLVAAGADEQRLPLVITPDGTALVEPEAPDLAARVGLATTPTAEFYDLVVIGGGPAGLGAAVYGASEGLRTVLVERSATGGQAGQSSRIENYLGFPDGVSGAQLTDRARRQAAKFGAEILTTREVTGLEINGAARVVRFSDGSAVAAHSVILATGVSYRQLRAPGADDLNGCGVFYGSSLTEASSCQGHDVYIVGGANSAGQAAMYLSRGAKSVTLLVRGESLSASMSYYLIQQIEEAPNISVRCATVVEAAHGSDHLEQLTLRDAANGQTELVDAQWLFVFIGAAPLTDWLDGTVLRDERGFILAGPDLSPDGRPPEGWELDRPPYHLETNIPGVFVAGDARAQSAKRVASAVGEGAMAVMLVHRYLEQS
- a CDS encoding universal stress protein; this translates as MTRPITAGVDGSQESLAAVAWAGREAVRRGLALRVVHAWRHEPHEAVEGDRETQARWVRGSTAEAVRAVTSRHSGLEVCVDVLEGDDVETLVEAADGAEMLVLGSRGHGAVVGFLLGSVGQQVIAAATRPVVLVRSGDRPVAEVGGREIVVGQEGGPEDSAGPLAFAFETAAARGATVRAVRAWTLPPVFAYSPGSLRLLDEAGGPEGYEKKALAEALAPWRERYPDVPVVEHVEMGSAGQVLLSVAGRAQFMVVGRRARRTAVGARIGSVAHGVLHHADCPVAVVPPV
- a CDS encoding DUF4032 domain-containing protein, with protein sequence MALQISATNPEHPALLLELPWHVPLEDWPQEHLVPLPRGISRHVVRYAQAGGEVVAVKELAERPALREYELLRDLDRLGIPAVDPLGVVTGRTDSDGAPLEPVLITRHLNGSLPYRSMFETTLRPATMHRLMDALAVLLVRLHLAGFAWGDCSLSNTLFRRDAGAYAAYLVDAETGELHPRLSTGQRDYDLDLARVNISGELLDLEASGALHPSVDPVEFGTEICARYQGLWQELTRTSVYPAGKYHYIERRIRRLNDLGFDVAEMQIDHSSNGDTVTFVPKVVDAGHHQRQLLRLTGLDTEENQARRLLTDLESWMVTQDDHAPGDPLAARPEVLAHRWVREVFRPTVRRVPAGLRAGIDPAEIYHQLLEHRWYLSERAQHDIGLDMAVEDYVKNILPGARTSLQSPASE
- a CDS encoding MBL fold metallo-hydrolase; protein product: MRAEVQQVADRTYLVHGSNTNWVILGDGDAVTLVDTGYPGDRDKVLDSLAAVGSSPEAVAAVLITHAHNDHLGSAEYLRATYGTPVYLHEAEVPHARRDFQHQVTVGQVLRNGWRPGVLPWAVHALRSGGTAHHPVTAPQPFPAEGALDLPGRPVPVHTPGHTLGHCAFHLPETGVVISGDALVSGHPTARPKGPQLLPDMFHHERRRALASLELFEGLEADLLLPGHGPVHRGPVREAARQARERAV
- a CDS encoding alpha-ketoglutarate-dependent dioxygenase AlkB, translated to MATHLQSSLFDQSDRLGLGGLAGLRRTELGSGAWIDLLPGWLGGADALFEHLAAEVPWRAERRTMYDHVVDVPRLLAYYGAGDPLPHPVLAEARTALGAHYAAELGEPFTTAGLCYYRDGRDSVAWHGDRIGRGARENTMVAILSVGAPRDLLLRPRYGGDTVRRPLGHGDLIVMGGSCQRTWEHCIPKSTRASGPRISIQFRPHGVN
- a CDS encoding TetR/AcrR family transcriptional regulator; translated protein: MGAERTSGRVTRRRVRTRANLLDAAFAVFAAKGFGRVSIEEVCEAAGYSRGAFYSNFDSLDELFFALYRQRADLIAEQVSGALALDGPDLDLPAAVDRVTEVLLLDRDWLLVKTDFLVHAARDPAVARTLLEHRGRLRAAIAHRLARAVQGHTELPSVLGGTDGAAHAVVAAYDGVTTQLLLDRDVEHARAWLKQLLTALLTDGSGHPERAE